In Populus trichocarpa isolate Nisqually-1 chromosome 12, P.trichocarpa_v4.1, whole genome shotgun sequence, a genomic segment contains:
- the LOC7458071 gene encoding uncharacterized protein LOC7458071 isoform X1 — translation MLDHPIGIPACFTSSDKVTDDPATVTRSGQSVFVSVYRTKIADQCRLITIRWCKNLLLHGLSVSVEGPEGESHYTCKAELKPWYFWRKQGSKRFVVEGKAVDIFWDLKTARFNGETEPNSEYYVAVVCDEEVVLLLGDLKKDAYKKTGCRPGLIDPILVSRKEHIFCKKKFATRIKFHEKGRFHEISIECRNICNYSGNASNGNSINRDEPEMDIRIDGDLVIHVKHLQWKFRGNEYINLHKLRVEVYWDVHDWLFSPGLRHALFIFKPIMSCTSLSSLSTSSSSPPLSSSTLTPLSSQTGPGSGSLERLDAGGGSFDFCLFLYAWKAE, via the coding sequence ATGCTAGACCATCCAATTGGGATCCCTGCTTGCTTTACATCCAGTGACAAGGTAACTGATGATCCTGCCACAGTAACCAGGTCAGGGCAGAGTGTTTTCGTGTCTGTTTATCGTACAAAGATTGCTGATCAGTGTCGTTTGATCACAATAAGATGGTGCAAGAATCTGTTGCTCCATGGTCTATCAGTATCGGTTGAAGGTCCTGAGGGAGAGAGCCACTACACCTGCAAAGCGGAGCTGAAGCCTTGGTATTTTTGGAGGAAACAAGGCTCCAAACGGTTTGTAGTGGAGGGTAAAGCTGTGGATATCTTCTGGGACCTCAAGACTGCGAGATTCAATGGTGAAACTGAGCCTAATTCTGAGTACTATGTTGCTGTTGTTTGCGATGAAGAGGTTGTGCTTCTTCTTGGTGATCTAAAGAAAGATGCTTATAAGAAAACTGGGTGCAGGCCTGGTCTTATTGATCCCATTTTGGTTTCAAGAAAGGAGCACATATTTTGCAAGAAGAAGTTCGCTACAAGAATCAAGTTCCATGAGAAAGGTAGGTTTCATGAGATCTCAATCGAGTGCAGGAATATATGTAATTACAGTGGCAATGCTAGTAATGGGAATTCTATTAACCGGGATGAACCAGAAATGGACATAAGGATCGATGGAGACTTGGTCATTCATGTGAAGCATCTCCAATGGAAATTTAGAGGTAACGAGTATATTAACCTTCATAAACTAAGAGTAGAAGTATATTGGGATGTCCATGACTGGCTATTTAGTCCTGGTTTAAGGCatgctttgtttatttttaagccAATAATGTCATGCACATCTCTATCATCACTATCGACGTCATCTTCATCACCACCATTATCTTCATCGACATTGACACCACTGTCCTCTCAGACAGGACCTGGTTCTGGTTCACTAGAGAGGCTTGATGCAGGTGGTGGGTCATTTGATTTTTGCTTGTTTCTCTATGCTTGGAAAGCTGAATGA
- the LOC7458071 gene encoding uncharacterized protein LOC7458071 isoform X2: MLDHPIGIPACFTSSDKVTDDPATVTRSGQSVFVSVYRTKIADQCRLITIRWCKNLLLHGLSVSVEGPEGESHYTCKAELKPWYFWRKQGSKRFVVEGKAVDIFWDLKTARFNGETEPNSEYYVAVVCDEEVVLLLGDLKKDAYKKTGCRPGLIDPILVSRKEHIFCKKKFATRIKFHEKGRFHEISIECRNICNYSGNASNGNSINRDEPEMDIRIDGDLVIHVKHLQWKFRDRTWFWFTREA; encoded by the exons ATGCTAGACCATCCAATTGGGATCCCTGCTTGCTTTACATCCAGTGACAAGGTAACTGATGATCCTGCCACAGTAACCAGGTCAGGGCAGAGTGTTTTCGTGTCTGTTTATCGTACAAAGATTGCTGATCAGTGTCGTTTGATCACAATAAGATGGTGCAAGAATCTGTTGCTCCATGGTCTATCAGTATCGGTTGAAGGTCCTGAGGGAGAGAGCCACTACACCTGCAAAGCGGAGCTGAAGCCTTGGTATTTTTGGAGGAAACAAGGCTCCAAACGGTTTGTAGTGGAGGGTAAAGCTGTGGATATCTTCTGGGACCTCAAGACTGCGAGATTCAATGGTGAAACTGAGCCTAATTCTGAGTACTATGTTGCTGTTGTTTGCGATGAAGAGGTTGTGCTTCTTCTTGGTGATCTAAAGAAAGATGCTTATAAGAAAACTGGGTGCAGGCCTGGTCTTATTGATCCCATTTTGGTTTCAAGAAAGGAGCACATATTTTGCAAGAAGAAGTTCGCTACAAGAATCAAGTTCCATGAGAAAGGTAGGTTTCATGAGATCTCAATCGAGTGCAGGAATATATGTAATTACAGTGGCAATGCTAGTAATGGGAATTCTATTAACCGGGATGAACCAGAAATGGACATAAGGATCGATGGAGACTTGGTCATTCATGTGAAGCATCTCCAATGGAAATTTAGAG ACAGGACCTGGTTCTGGTTCACTAGAGAGGCTTGA